Proteins from a single region of Synchiropus splendidus isolate RoL2022-P1 chromosome 3, RoL_Sspl_1.0, whole genome shotgun sequence:
- the LOC128756066 gene encoding protein 4.1-like isoform X2, with product MVKCVESSPSPPELRCTTVMAGSGDSLATAHLEDDAHTEEQLTPQRGGGATPLPADDSLSRFSSSSWITRSPPRTRRNFRTMIAKVTLLDGSVFSCAVEKSARGQLLLDQVCEHVNLLERDYFALCFLDADNIKNWLDPGKAMKKQVRGVPWNFTFNVKFYPPEPARLSEDLTRYFLCLQLRQDIVSGRLPCSSATLTALGSYTVQSELGDCDPEGSSCENITELTLAPTQTRDLEKRICDLHKTHRGMSPADAEMNFLNIVKKLSMYGVDLHNVKDSEGVAMMLGVCSSGLHVYRDRLRINRFSWSKILKISYKRNNFYIKIRPGEYEQFESTIGFKLQNHRTAKRLWKVCVEHHSFFRLLSPEETPKRSVFLGSKFRFSGRTQIQSRRASAQISRPAPHFYRSISKRNLSRSLDGDLGAGLDAAAKASDLSSSRTLESRMEEEVQVTQEVQVTEEAQVTEEAQVTQEVQVTQEVWVTQEAQVTQEVQVMEEVQVMVELHRTDDVKEEDNVTPESPSSPQKGDTKTETSDPAEEDLSHTELTLGSPEEAPNPLTTISELRRCFLEGDGLLADQAVTEWDRRLACRRADDSPMIEPLEPEEEQMHARVSHDVQQAAGADSDGGEDSVGSDASSRDSDDVISVLDARESEESLEPEASAGLLPALCLDLHRHDDENSEHLEDPAEGALTHPHSQPTVDPDEDEDDDGTTRQKVAQVLPVPLSQHHRALLWSNPLTPAVLPSCPRLSSLTDSVVSSAAGPGGPCHEEVTIREFQGTVRNTGGEENCDFRSQRAGLSFPAEVRPANPAPLNSSPVFHHLEYNRSATSV from the exons ATGGTCAAATGCGTTGAGAGTTCTCCGAGTCCACCAGAGCTCAG GTGCACCACCGTGATGGCTGGGTCAGGTGACTCTCTGGCGACCGCGCACCTGGAGGACGACGCTCACACTGAGGAGCAGCTCACGCCACAGAGG GGGGGCGGAGCCACGCCTTTACCGGCCGACGACTCTCTGAGCCGTTTCTCGTCCAGCAGTTGGATCACGCGCTCGCCGCCCAGAACCCGTCGCAACTTCCGAACCATGATCGCCAAGGTCACGCTGCTGGACGGCTCCGTGTTCTCCTGCGCGGTGGAG AAAAGCGCACGtggtcagctgctgttggaccagGTGTGTGAGCACGTCAACCTGCTGGAGAGAGACTACTTTGCCTTGTGCTTCCTGGACGCTGACAACATCAAG AACTGGCTGGATCCAGGGAAAGCGATGAAgaagcaggtcagag GTGTTCCCTGGAACTTCACTTTCAACGTCAAGTTTTATCCGCCGGAGCCCGCCCGCCTCTCTGAGGACCTCACCAG GTACTTCCTGTGTCTTCAGCTGAGACAGGACATCGTGTCAGGACGGCTTCCTTGTTCCTCGGCGACGCTGACTGCGCTGGGCTCGTACACCGTCCAGTCAGAGCTGGGCGACTGTGACCCGG agggcagcagctgcGAGAACATCACGGAACTGACTTTGGCTCCAACTCAGACCAGAGACTTGGAGAAAAGGATCTGTGACCTTCACAAAACACACAG ggggaTGAGTCCTGCTGACGCTGAGATGAACTTCCTCAACATTGTCAAAAAACTCTCCATGTACGGTGTTGATCTTCATAACGTAAAg GACTCGGAGGGCGTGGCCATGATGCTGGGCGTGTGCAGTAGTGGCCTGCATGTCTACAGGGACAGACTCAGGATCAACAGGTTCTCCTGGTCCAAGATTTTGAAGATCTCGTACAAAAGAAACAATTTCTATATCAAGATCCGACCTGGAGAG TATGAGCAGTTTGAGTCAACCATCGGCTTCAAACTACAGAATCACCGAACTGCAAAGAGACTGTGGAAGGTTTGTGTGGAGCACCACTCTTTTTTCAG GCTGCTGTCCCCTGAAGAGACGCCAAAACGCTCTGTGTTTCTGGGGTCCAAGTTTCGGTTCAGTGGCCGGACTCAGATCCAGAGTCGCAGAGCCAGCGCTCAGATATCAAGACCTGCTCCCCATTTCTACCGCAGCATCAGCAAGAGGAACCTGAGCCGCAGCCTGGACGGCG ATCTGGGTGCAGGACTGGATGCTGCAGCGAAGGCAAGtgacctcagcagcagcagaactctggagagcaggatggaggaggaggtccaGGTCACACAGGAGGTCCAGGTCACGGAGGAGGCTCAGGTCACGGAGGAGGCTCAGGTCACGCAGGAGGTCCAGGTCACGCAGGAGGTCTGGGTCACGCAGGAGGCTCAGGTCACGCAGGAGGTccaggtgatggaggaggtccaggTCATGGTGGAATTGCACAGGACGGATGATGTCAAGGAAGAAGACAACGTGACTCCTGAAAGTCCCTCAAGTCCTCAGAAAGGCGACACCAAG ACGGAGACCTCGGATCCAGCAGAGGAAGACCTCAGCCACACTGAG CTGACGCTGGGCAGCCCGGAGGAGGCTCCCAATCCTCTCACTACCATCAGCGAACTCCGCCGCTGCTTTCTAGAAGGAGATGGCCTTTTGGCAGACCAAGCGGTGACGGAGTGGGATCGACGCTTGGCCTGCAGACGAGCCGACGACTCTCCGATGATTGAACCCCTGGAGCCAGAGGAG gagcAAATGCATGCCCGTGTCAGCCACGATGTCCAGCAGGCAGCTGgagcagacagtgatggaggggaGGATAGCGTAGGCAGCGATGCTAGCAGCCGggacagtgatgatgtcatcagtgtgCTGGACGCCAGAGAGTCTGAGGAGTCTCTGGAGCCGGAGGCCTCAGCAGGCCTGCTCCCAGCGCTGTGCTTGGACCTCCATCGCCATGACGATGAGAACTCGGAGCACTTGGAAGATCCTGCCGAAGGTGCTCTCACGCATCCACACAGTCAGCCCACAGTTGACCCGGATGAAGACGAGGACGATGACGGGACGACTCGGCAAAAGGTGGCGCAAGTCCTTCCTGTCCCCCTGAGCCAGCATCATAGAGCCCTTCTCTGGTCCAACCCGCTCACCCCAGCCGTCCTCCCAAGCTGCCCCCGTCTCTCCTCCTTGACTGACAGTGTTGTCTCTTCTGCAGCTGGTCCTGGAGGCCCCTGTCATGAGGAAGTCACCATCAGGG AATTCCAAGGGACTGTCAGAAACACGGGTGGAGAAGAGAATTGTGATTTCAGGAGCCAGCGGGCAG GACTGAGTTTTCCAGCTGAGGTCCGGCCTGCAAACCCCGCCCCACTCAACTCTTCACCAGTTTTTCATCACCTGGAATACAATCGTTCCGCGACCTCCGTTTAG
- the LOC128756066 gene encoding band 4.1-like protein 3 isoform X3 — protein MAGSGDSLATAHLEDDAHTEEQLTPQRGGGATPLPADDSLSRFSSSSWITRSPPRTRRNFRTMIAKVTLLDGSVFSCAVEKSARGQLLLDQVCEHVNLLERDYFALCFLDADNIKNWLDPGKAMKKQVRGVPWNFTFNVKFYPPEPARLSEDLTRYFLCLQLRQDIVSGRLPCSSATLTALGSYTVQSELGDCDPEGSSCENITELTLAPTQTRDLEKRICDLHKTHRGMSPADAEMNFLNIVKKLSMYGVDLHNVKDSEGVAMMLGVCSSGLHVYRDRLRINRFSWSKILKISYKRNNFYIKIRPGEYEQFESTIGFKLQNHRTAKRLWKVCVEHHSFFRLLSPEETPKRSVFLGSKFRFSGRTQIQSRRASAQISRPAPHFYRSISKRNLSRSLDGGRPQMQHKCEQVHDCGCADLGAGLDAAAKASDLSSSRTLESRMEEEVQVTQEVQVTEEAQVTEEAQVTQEVQVTQEVWVTQEAQVTQEVQVMEEVQVMVELHRTDDVKEEDNVTPESPSSPQKGDTKTETSDPAEEDLSHTELTLGSPEEAPNPLTTISELRRCFLEGDGLLADQAVTEWDRRLACRRADDSPMIEPLEPEEEQMHARVSHDVQQAAGADSDGGEDSVGSDASSRDSDDVISVLDARESEESLEPEASAGLLPALCLDLHRHDDENSEHLEDPAEGALTHPHSQPTVDPDEDEDDDGTTRQKVAQVLPVPLSQHHRALLWSNPLTPAVLPSCPRLSSLTDSVVSSAAGPGGPCHEEVTIREFQGTVRNTGGEENCDFRSQRAGLSFPAEVRPANPAPLNSSPVFHHLEYNRSATSV, from the exons ATGGCTGGGTCAGGTGACTCTCTGGCGACCGCGCACCTGGAGGACGACGCTCACACTGAGGAGCAGCTCACGCCACAGAGG GGGGGCGGAGCCACGCCTTTACCGGCCGACGACTCTCTGAGCCGTTTCTCGTCCAGCAGTTGGATCACGCGCTCGCCGCCCAGAACCCGTCGCAACTTCCGAACCATGATCGCCAAGGTCACGCTGCTGGACGGCTCCGTGTTCTCCTGCGCGGTGGAG AAAAGCGCACGtggtcagctgctgttggaccagGTGTGTGAGCACGTCAACCTGCTGGAGAGAGACTACTTTGCCTTGTGCTTCCTGGACGCTGACAACATCAAG AACTGGCTGGATCCAGGGAAAGCGATGAAgaagcaggtcagag GTGTTCCCTGGAACTTCACTTTCAACGTCAAGTTTTATCCGCCGGAGCCCGCCCGCCTCTCTGAGGACCTCACCAG GTACTTCCTGTGTCTTCAGCTGAGACAGGACATCGTGTCAGGACGGCTTCCTTGTTCCTCGGCGACGCTGACTGCGCTGGGCTCGTACACCGTCCAGTCAGAGCTGGGCGACTGTGACCCGG agggcagcagctgcGAGAACATCACGGAACTGACTTTGGCTCCAACTCAGACCAGAGACTTGGAGAAAAGGATCTGTGACCTTCACAAAACACACAG ggggaTGAGTCCTGCTGACGCTGAGATGAACTTCCTCAACATTGTCAAAAAACTCTCCATGTACGGTGTTGATCTTCATAACGTAAAg GACTCGGAGGGCGTGGCCATGATGCTGGGCGTGTGCAGTAGTGGCCTGCATGTCTACAGGGACAGACTCAGGATCAACAGGTTCTCCTGGTCCAAGATTTTGAAGATCTCGTACAAAAGAAACAATTTCTATATCAAGATCCGACCTGGAGAG TATGAGCAGTTTGAGTCAACCATCGGCTTCAAACTACAGAATCACCGAACTGCAAAGAGACTGTGGAAGGTTTGTGTGGAGCACCACTCTTTTTTCAG GCTGCTGTCCCCTGAAGAGACGCCAAAACGCTCTGTGTTTCTGGGGTCCAAGTTTCGGTTCAGTGGCCGGACTCAGATCCAGAGTCGCAGAGCCAGCGCTCAGATATCAAGACCTGCTCCCCATTTCTACCGCAGCATCAGCAAGAGGAACCTGAGCCGCAGCCTGGACGGCGGTAGGCCTCAGATGCAGCACAAGTGTGAGCAAGTTCATGACTGTGGCTGTGCAGATCTGGGTGCAGGACTGGATGCTGCAGCGAAGGCAAGtgacctcagcagcagcagaactctggagagcaggatggaggaggaggtccaGGTCACACAGGAGGTCCAGGTCACGGAGGAGGCTCAGGTCACGGAGGAGGCTCAGGTCACGCAGGAGGTCCAGGTCACGCAGGAGGTCTGGGTCACGCAGGAGGCTCAGGTCACGCAGGAGGTccaggtgatggaggaggtccaggTCATGGTGGAATTGCACAGGACGGATGATGTCAAGGAAGAAGACAACGTGACTCCTGAAAGTCCCTCAAGTCCTCAGAAAGGCGACACCAAG ACGGAGACCTCGGATCCAGCAGAGGAAGACCTCAGCCACACTGAG CTGACGCTGGGCAGCCCGGAGGAGGCTCCCAATCCTCTCACTACCATCAGCGAACTCCGCCGCTGCTTTCTAGAAGGAGATGGCCTTTTGGCAGACCAAGCGGTGACGGAGTGGGATCGACGCTTGGCCTGCAGACGAGCCGACGACTCTCCGATGATTGAACCCCTGGAGCCAGAGGAG gagcAAATGCATGCCCGTGTCAGCCACGATGTCCAGCAGGCAGCTGgagcagacagtgatggaggggaGGATAGCGTAGGCAGCGATGCTAGCAGCCGggacagtgatgatgtcatcagtgtgCTGGACGCCAGAGAGTCTGAGGAGTCTCTGGAGCCGGAGGCCTCAGCAGGCCTGCTCCCAGCGCTGTGCTTGGACCTCCATCGCCATGACGATGAGAACTCGGAGCACTTGGAAGATCCTGCCGAAGGTGCTCTCACGCATCCACACAGTCAGCCCACAGTTGACCCGGATGAAGACGAGGACGATGACGGGACGACTCGGCAAAAGGTGGCGCAAGTCCTTCCTGTCCCCCTGAGCCAGCATCATAGAGCCCTTCTCTGGTCCAACCCGCTCACCCCAGCCGTCCTCCCAAGCTGCCCCCGTCTCTCCTCCTTGACTGACAGTGTTGTCTCTTCTGCAGCTGGTCCTGGAGGCCCCTGTCATGAGGAAGTCACCATCAGGG AATTCCAAGGGACTGTCAGAAACACGGGTGGAGAAGAGAATTGTGATTTCAGGAGCCAGCGGGCAG GACTGAGTTTTCCAGCTGAGGTCCGGCCTGCAAACCCCGCCCCACTCAACTCTTCACCAGTTTTTCATCACCTGGAATACAATCGTTCCGCGACCTCCGTTTAG
- the LOC128756066 gene encoding band 4.1-like protein 3 isoform X6 — translation MIAKVTLLDGSVFSCAVEKSARGQLLLDQVCEHVNLLERDYFALCFLDADNIKNWLDPGKAMKKQVRGVPWNFTFNVKFYPPEPARLSEDLTRYFLCLQLRQDIVSGRLPCSSATLTALGSYTVQSELGDCDPEGSSCENITELTLAPTQTRDLEKRICDLHKTHRGMSPADAEMNFLNIVKKLSMYGVDLHNVKDSEGVAMMLGVCSSGLHVYRDRLRINRFSWSKILKISYKRNNFYIKIRPGEYEQFESTIGFKLQNHRTAKRLWKVCVEHHSFFRLLSPEETPKRSVFLGSKFRFSGRTQIQSRRASAQISRPAPHFYRSISKRNLSRSLDGGRPQMQHKCEQVHDCGCADLGAGLDAAAKASDLSSSRTLESRMEEEVQVTQEVQVTEEAQVTEEAQVTQEVQVTQEVWVTQEAQVTQEVQVMEEVQVMVELHRTDDVKEEDNVTPESPSSPQKGDTKTETSDPAEEDLSHTELTLGSPEEAPNPLTTISELRRCFLEGDGLLADQAVTEWDRRLACRRADDSPMIEPLEPEEEQMHARVSHDVQQAAGADSDGGEDSVGSDASSRDSDDVISVLDARESEESLEPEASAGLLPALCLDLHRHDDENSEHLEDPAEGALTHPHSQPTVDPDEDEDDDGTTRQKVAQVLPVPLSQHHRALLWSNPLTPAVLPSCPRLSSLTDSVVSSAAGPGGPCHEEVTIREFQGTVRNTGGEENCDFRSQRAGLSFPAEVRPANPAPLNSSPVFHHLEYNRSATSV, via the exons ATGATCGCCAAGGTCACGCTGCTGGACGGCTCCGTGTTCTCCTGCGCGGTGGAG AAAAGCGCACGtggtcagctgctgttggaccagGTGTGTGAGCACGTCAACCTGCTGGAGAGAGACTACTTTGCCTTGTGCTTCCTGGACGCTGACAACATCAAG AACTGGCTGGATCCAGGGAAAGCGATGAAgaagcaggtcagag GTGTTCCCTGGAACTTCACTTTCAACGTCAAGTTTTATCCGCCGGAGCCCGCCCGCCTCTCTGAGGACCTCACCAG GTACTTCCTGTGTCTTCAGCTGAGACAGGACATCGTGTCAGGACGGCTTCCTTGTTCCTCGGCGACGCTGACTGCGCTGGGCTCGTACACCGTCCAGTCAGAGCTGGGCGACTGTGACCCGG agggcagcagctgcGAGAACATCACGGAACTGACTTTGGCTCCAACTCAGACCAGAGACTTGGAGAAAAGGATCTGTGACCTTCACAAAACACACAG ggggaTGAGTCCTGCTGACGCTGAGATGAACTTCCTCAACATTGTCAAAAAACTCTCCATGTACGGTGTTGATCTTCATAACGTAAAg GACTCGGAGGGCGTGGCCATGATGCTGGGCGTGTGCAGTAGTGGCCTGCATGTCTACAGGGACAGACTCAGGATCAACAGGTTCTCCTGGTCCAAGATTTTGAAGATCTCGTACAAAAGAAACAATTTCTATATCAAGATCCGACCTGGAGAG TATGAGCAGTTTGAGTCAACCATCGGCTTCAAACTACAGAATCACCGAACTGCAAAGAGACTGTGGAAGGTTTGTGTGGAGCACCACTCTTTTTTCAG GCTGCTGTCCCCTGAAGAGACGCCAAAACGCTCTGTGTTTCTGGGGTCCAAGTTTCGGTTCAGTGGCCGGACTCAGATCCAGAGTCGCAGAGCCAGCGCTCAGATATCAAGACCTGCTCCCCATTTCTACCGCAGCATCAGCAAGAGGAACCTGAGCCGCAGCCTGGACGGCGGTAGGCCTCAGATGCAGCACAAGTGTGAGCAAGTTCATGACTGTGGCTGTGCAGATCTGGGTGCAGGACTGGATGCTGCAGCGAAGGCAAGtgacctcagcagcagcagaactctggagagcaggatggaggaggaggtccaGGTCACACAGGAGGTCCAGGTCACGGAGGAGGCTCAGGTCACGGAGGAGGCTCAGGTCACGCAGGAGGTCCAGGTCACGCAGGAGGTCTGGGTCACGCAGGAGGCTCAGGTCACGCAGGAGGTccaggtgatggaggaggtccaggTCATGGTGGAATTGCACAGGACGGATGATGTCAAGGAAGAAGACAACGTGACTCCTGAAAGTCCCTCAAGTCCTCAGAAAGGCGACACCAAG ACGGAGACCTCGGATCCAGCAGAGGAAGACCTCAGCCACACTGAG CTGACGCTGGGCAGCCCGGAGGAGGCTCCCAATCCTCTCACTACCATCAGCGAACTCCGCCGCTGCTTTCTAGAAGGAGATGGCCTTTTGGCAGACCAAGCGGTGACGGAGTGGGATCGACGCTTGGCCTGCAGACGAGCCGACGACTCTCCGATGATTGAACCCCTGGAGCCAGAGGAG gagcAAATGCATGCCCGTGTCAGCCACGATGTCCAGCAGGCAGCTGgagcagacagtgatggaggggaGGATAGCGTAGGCAGCGATGCTAGCAGCCGggacagtgatgatgtcatcagtgtgCTGGACGCCAGAGAGTCTGAGGAGTCTCTGGAGCCGGAGGCCTCAGCAGGCCTGCTCCCAGCGCTGTGCTTGGACCTCCATCGCCATGACGATGAGAACTCGGAGCACTTGGAAGATCCTGCCGAAGGTGCTCTCACGCATCCACACAGTCAGCCCACAGTTGACCCGGATGAAGACGAGGACGATGACGGGACGACTCGGCAAAAGGTGGCGCAAGTCCTTCCTGTCCCCCTGAGCCAGCATCATAGAGCCCTTCTCTGGTCCAACCCGCTCACCCCAGCCGTCCTCCCAAGCTGCCCCCGTCTCTCCTCCTTGACTGACAGTGTTGTCTCTTCTGCAGCTGGTCCTGGAGGCCCCTGTCATGAGGAAGTCACCATCAGGG AATTCCAAGGGACTGTCAGAAACACGGGTGGAGAAGAGAATTGTGATTTCAGGAGCCAGCGGGCAG GACTGAGTTTTCCAGCTGAGGTCCGGCCTGCAAACCCCGCCCCACTCAACTCTTCACCAGTTTTTCATCACCTGGAATACAATCGTTCCGCGACCTCCGTTTAG